From the Agromyces laixinhei genome, the window CTCGAGGCGGGGCTCGCCCACGACCGTGCCCTCCTCGGCGGCTGGGAAGTAAGCCGAGATCGGGCGACCGACCATCCGGCGCACGAGCTCATCGGTGTCGAGCTCGGCTGCCGGCCCGCTCGAGACGAGCGCGCCGTCTTTCAGCACCGTGATCGTGTCGCAGAGGTCGAAGATCTCTTTGAGGCGGTGCGAGACGTAGAGGATCGCGACGCCGCGCTCGGAGAGCCGGCGGACGATCGTGTAGAGGAGCTCGACCTCGTGGTCGGCGAGCGCGGCGGTCGGCTCGTCCATCTGGATCACCCGCGCGTCGACCGAGAGTGCCTTCACGATCTCGACGATCTGCTGCTCGGCGACGGTCAGTGTGCGCACCGGGGCGTCCGCGTCGATCGAGTCGATGCCGAGGTCGGTGAGCAGCGTGCGCGTCTCGGCGATCATGGCCTTCTTGTCGACGAAGCCCCTGCGGCGCGGTTCGCGACCGAGGAAGACGTTCTGCGCGACGGTGCGCTCCGGCAGGAGGTTGAACTCCTGGAAGACGGTGGCGAGCCCTGCGTGCGCGGCCTGAACGGGGTGGCTGAAGGCCACTTCCTTGCCGCCGAGGGTGATGCTGCCGCCGTCGCGCTGGTAGACGCCGGCGAGGATCTTCATGAACGTCGACTTGCCGGCGCCGTTCTCGCCGACGAGGCCGTGCACCTCGCCGGGGCGGAGTGTGAGCCCGACCCCGTGCAGCACGGTGACGCCGAAGAACGACTTCTCGAGATCCGTTGCGACGAGCACGGGCTCGCCGTCGAGCACGGCACCGCGACCGGCTCCGGTCTGTGACTGTTCCGCGGTCATCCCGCCACCTCCACCCAGTTGCCGCTCGCTGCTGAGGCGAGCACTGCCTCGGTCACGCGCACCGCGCGCAGTCCGTCGTCGAATCGCGGGAGCCCCTCCGGTGCCTGCCCGTCGATCGCGGCGTAGGCGTCGGCGACGAACGCGTTGAATGCGTCCTGGTAGCCCATCGGATGCCCCGGGGGCACCTTGGAGAGTCGCGCCGCGTCGGGGGCGAGCCGTGCGGGGTCGCGGTCGATGATGCTCGACGCGTCGGTGCGTCCGAGCCAGAGGGTCTCCGGGCGCTCCTGCTCGAAGCGCACGCTCGCGTCGGTGCCCGAGAGTTCGATCGACAGGGCGTTCTTGCGCCCGGGCGCGACCTGCGACACGAGCAGGGTGCCGACGGCACCCGAGGCGAGCTCGACGACGACGGCGACGAGGTCTTCGGTGGCGATGTCGTCGTGCTTCGCGCGCGCCTCGTACACGGTGCGCGTCGAGGCGTTCAGTCGCGTGATGCGCTCGCCCGAGACGAACTCGAGCAGGTCGACGAGGTGCGAGCCGATGTCGGCGAAGGCTCGCGACGGGCCGCCGAGCGCGGCGTCGACCCGCCAGTCGTCGTCGCGGGGGCCTGCGAGCCAGTCCTGCAGGTAGGCCCCCTGCACGCTCAGCAGGCGGCCGGTCTCGCCCCGGGCGACGCGGGCCCTGGCCTCGCGCGCCATCGGGTGGAAGCGGTAGACGAACGGCACCGCGGCCACGAGACCGCGATCGGCGGCGAGCGCGGCCAGCGCCGCGGCATCCGACACCGAGGTGGCCAGCGGCTTCTCGCAGATGACGTGCTTGCCGGCCTCGAGCGCCGCTCGGGCGATCGGCGCGTGCGTCGCGTTCGGCGTGCACACGTGCACGACGTCGATGTCGGGGTCGGCGAGCAGCTCGTCGAGCGAATCGAAGGCAGTGGCGAATCCGAGGCGTTGCGCGGCGTCGCGAGCACGAGGCGCCGTCGAGGATGCACCGCCGGTGAGCTCGGCCCTGGCCGCGCGGGCGGCTCGGGAATGCACTGTGGCCATGAATCCGCCTCCGACGAAGCCGGCACGTATCGTGCGGGCTGGGGCGATGACGTCCGTTGTCATGGTCGCCATGTTTACACACGTGCGGCACCTTTTGCCAGTGTTTCGGCAAAAGTTGCCAAAGTCGTTACATCTTCGAGATTTGTCGACAGAACAAGCATGCGCAGGTATATCGACAAGCTCGTGTGCTTTACTCAGTGCATGTTCGACATCAGTCGCGGCTCGGCACTCAGCGCTTCGGGTGCGAGCGAGCTCTTTCAACTGCTCCGCGACGGCGCGCCGCGCACCCGGGCAGCGCTCGCCGCAAGCACCGGTCTCGCCCGCTCGACGATCGCCGCACGCGTCGACGAGCTCATGGAACTCGGCCTCGTCTCCCCGGTCGCCGACGCGGCCTCGACCGGCGGACGCCCGCCGTCGCAGTTCGCGCTCAATCCCGGCGCCCCGCATCGTGCTCGCCGCCGACCTCGGCGCCTCGCACGCGACGATCGCAGTCACCGACCTCGCGGGCACCGTGCTCGCCGAACACGGCGAGCCGATCGACATCGCGAACGGGCCGGAAGCCGTGCTCGGCTGGATGGTCGACGCCGGGCTCTCCCTCATCGAGCGCATCGGCCGCGACCGTCGCGAGCTCGTCGCGATCGGCGTCGGCGTGCCCGGCCCCGGTCGAGTACTCCACCGGGCGACCGGTCAACCCGCCGATCATGCCCGGCTGGGACCGCTTCGACGTGCCCGGCTGGGTGCAGCAGCACCTCGAGGTGCCCGTGCTCGTCGACAACGACGTGAACATCATGGCCCTCGGCGAGCGCGCCGTCGCCTGGCCGCAGGTCGAGCACCTCATGTTCGTGAAGGTCGCCACCGGCATCGGCTCGGGCATCATCTCCGGCGGACTCCTGCAGCGCGGCGCACAGGGCATCGCCGGCGACATCGGCCACGTTCGCGTCGCGCGCGGCAGCGACGTGCCCTGCCACTGCGGCAACCGCGGATGCCTCGAAGCCCTCGCCTCCGGCCCGGCCATCGCCCGCGCGCTTCGCGAACAGGGCATCGAGGCGAACTCCGGCAACGACGTCATCGAACTCGTCAAGCACGGCGACATCGACACGATCCAGGCCGTGCGGCAGGCAGGCCGCGACATCGGCGAGGTGCTGACCGCGTGCGTCAGCCTCGTGAACCCCTCGGTCGTCGCGATCGGCGGCTCCATGGCCAGGGCCGGAGAGCACCTCATCGCCGGCGTGCGCGAGGTCGTCTACACCCGCTCGATGCCGCTCGCCACGGAGCACCTCACGATCGTGCAGTCGGCCGCCGCTGCGAACGCCGCGGTGCTCGGGGCGAGCATGCTCGCGATCCACCACGTGCTCTCGCCCGAAGGCATCGACGCGCTCGCGGCCCGCTGAGACGGCATCCGGCCGCGCCGGTTCCCTCCGCCTGTGCACGCGCGCCGCACCGCCCGCCGGCGAGTCGTGCGGGTACGCTCAGAAGATGCCCGACACCCCGTTCGCCCTCTTCGATCTCGAGGGCGCGGCACCGGTGGTCGCGGTCGACGAACGCCCGCGGCATCCGTGCCATTCGCGTGTCGTCGCCGACTCGAGCGACCGGGTCGCCTGGCTTCGCGCCCGATCGCGAGGCATCACCGCGACGGATGCCGCGAAGCTCGCCT encodes:
- a CDS encoding sugar ABC transporter ATP-binding protein, with product MTAEQSQTGAGRGAVLDGEPVLVATDLEKSFFGVTVLHGVGLTLRPGEVHGLVGENGAGKSTFMKILAGVYQRDGGSITLGGKEVAFSHPVQAAHAGLATVFQEFNLLPERTVAQNVFLGREPRRRGFVDKKAMIAETRTLLTDLGIDSIDADAPVRTLTVAEQQIVEIVKALSVDARVIQMDEPTAALADHEVELLYTIVRRLSERGVAILYVSHRLKEIFDLCDTITVLKDGALVSSGPAAELDTDELVRRMVGRPISAYFPAAEEGTVVGEPRLELRGAGNSYVDGIDLELRAGEIVGVAGLQGSGRTELVEAVFGIAPFTRGKLLLDGRPVNMTSARQAVKAGVALITEDRKAQGLALNQSILDNALLVIRSVFARRTTEARRELPGVLSSLEVASQGVDQEVQYLSGGNQQKVVLAKWLATKPRVVLLDEPTRGIDVGAKVAVYTLMRRLAKEGVAILMISSELPEVIGMSDRILVMHDGLASAELPARSDEATILSAATGTLKVDGERVVGTADAPEEEAGR
- a CDS encoding Gfo/Idh/MocA family protein encodes the protein MTTDVIAPARTIRAGFVGGGFMATVHSRAARAARAELTGGASSTAPRARDAAQRLGFATAFDSLDELLADPDIDVVHVCTPNATHAPIARAALEAGKHVICEKPLATSVSDAAALAALAADRGLVAAVPFVYRFHPMAREARARVARGETGRLLSVQGAYLQDWLAGPRDDDWRVDAALGGPSRAFADIGSHLVDLLEFVSGERITRLNASTRTVYEARAKHDDIATEDLVAVVVELASGAVGTLLVSQVAPGRKNALSIELSGTDASVRFEQERPETLWLGRTDASSIIDRDPARLAPDAARLSKVPPGHPMGYQDAFNAFVADAYAAIDGQAPEGLPRFDDGLRAVRVTEAVLASAASGNWVEVAG